From Pagrus major chromosome 2, Pma_NU_1.0, one genomic window encodes:
- the LOC141012337 gene encoding odorant receptor 131-2-like — translation MEDNSSWVGGEVRQFSDRALSVQLLVMMLFLGINFLLILTFFKKKSFYTITRYILFAVTLLSDCFLLLISNTLSLLVYFNFTIQVCLCINISMVVLLYSMVTPVTLTAMTLERYVAICMPLRHAELCSQRINVHCILIIHGLSSVPCIVVFSSFFASASLSLYKQHRICTPQIYILHRWQDHIWSSVQQFYFLVMVIIIVFCYVKIMKVAKTASGENKKSTWKGLRTVILHGFQLLLCLIQLWIPIIESYVYQINLTLFNNVRFFNYVLFYLTPKCLSPLIYGLRDDNFLHALKNYAFFELYKRNILQTRLVVFKRKKIAQCTSKK, via the coding sequence ATGGAGGATAACAGCTCATGGGTTGGTGGTGAGGTGAGACAGTTCAGTGACCGGGCGCTTTCTGTGCAGCTCCTGGTCATGATGTTGTTTCTTGGCATCAACTTTTTGCTCATCCTGACCTTTTTCAAGAAGAAGTCCTTCTACACAATTACACGCTACATCTTATTTGCTGTTACACTACTGTCTGATTGCTTTTTATTACTCATATCTAATACTCTGTCCCTCTTGGTCTATTTTAATTTTACCATacaagtttgtttatgtatcAATATTTCAATGGTAGTGCTTCTGTATTCGATGGTCACACCAGTTACTCTGACAGCAATGACCTTGGAGCGATATGTTGCCATTTGCATGCCCCTGCGCCATGCAGAGCTGTGCTCCCAACGCATCAATGTGCATTGCATCCTCATAATTCACGGCCTCAGCTCTGTACCctgcattgttgttttttcctctttctttgcaTCAGCCTCTCTTAGCTTGTACAAACAACACAGGATATGCACTCCGCAGatttacattttgcacagaTGGCAGGATCACATATGGTCATCTGTACAACAGTTTTACTTCTTGGTTATGGTAATCATCATTGTATTCtgttatgttaaaataatgaaagtgGCCAAAACGGCATCCGGAGagaataaaaagtcaacatgGAAAGGTCTCAGAACAGTAATTCTTCATGgtttccagctgctgctctgtctcatcCAGCTATGGATCCCAATCATAGAGAGTTACGTATATCAGATTAATCTAACTTTATTTAATAATGTAAGGTTCTTTAACTATGTATTGTTTTATCTTACTCCAAAATGTCTGAGTCCTCTGATATATGGGCTCAGGGATGATAATTTTCTTCATGCACTAAAAAACTATGCCTTCTTTGAGTtgtataaaagaaatattttgcaAACTAGACTAGtagtttttaaaagaaagaaaattgcaCAATGCACTTCAAAAAAGTGA
- the LOC141012346 gene encoding odorant receptor 131-2-like, with protein sequence MEDNNSWVGGKVRLINDRAISVQLLVMLFLGINFLLILTFFKRKSFYTIARYILFAVTLLSDSLILLISTILFLLAYFNFTIQVWLCISISTVLILYSMVTPVTLTAMTLERYVAICMPLRHAELCSQRIHVHCILIIHSLSSIPCIVVFSFFFASASLSLYKQQRICAMQMYILHRWQGHIRSTVQQFYFLVMVIIIVFCYVKIMKVAKTASGENKKSIWKGLRTVILHGFQLLLCLIHLWTPFIENYVFQINLTLFNNVRFFNYVLFYLTPKCLSPLIYGLRDDNFFLALKNYAFFDLYKRNILQAFTNYPSYQWLLTPQPSSQHLCSRHPRLELNLTDRLPASCRKPSAPFRPVPARQLLRVPPRRLRSTPPACLPARLPV encoded by the exons ATGGAGGACAACAACTCATGGGTTGGTGGTAAGGTGAGACTGATCAATGACCGGGCGATTTCTGTGCAGCTCCTGGTGATGTTGTTTCTTGGCATCAACTTTTTGCTCATCCTAACCTTTTTCAAGAGGAAGTCCTTCTACACAATTGCACGCTACATCTTATTTGCTGTTACATTACTGTCTGATAGCTTGATATTACTCATATCTACTATTCTGTTCCTCTTGGCCTATTTTAATTTTACCATACAAGTTTGGTTATGTATCAGTATTTCTACGGTGCTGATTCTGTATTCGATGGTCACACCAGTTACTCTGACAGCAATGACCTTGGAGCGATATGTTGCCATTTGTATGCCCCTGCGCCATGCAGAGCTCTGCTCCCAACGCATCCACGTGCATTGCATCCTCATCATTCACAGCCTCAGCTCTATACCctgcattgttgttttttcctttttctttgcaTCAGCCTCTCTTAGCTTGTACAAACAACAAAGGATATGCGCTATGCAGATGTACATTTTGCACAGATGGCAGGGTCATATCAGGTCAACTGTACAACAGTTTTACTTCTTGGTTATGGTAATCATCATTGTATTCTGCtatgttaaaataatgaaagtgGCCAAAACGGCATCCGGAGAGAATAAAAAGTCAATATGGAAAGGTCTCAGAACAGTAATTCTTCATGgtttccagctgctgctctgtctgatCCACCTATGGACCCCATTCATAGAAAATTATGTATTTCAGATTAATCTAACTTTATTTAATAATGTAAGGTTCTTCAACTATGTATTGTTTTATCTCACTCCAAAATGTCTGAGTCCTCTGATATATGGGCTCAGGGATGataatttttttcttgcacTGAAAAACTATGCCTTCTTTGACTtgtataaaagaaatattttgcaAG CGTTCACCAACTATCCCAGCTACCAGTGGCTCCTCACCCCGCAACCCAGCTctcagcacctctgcagccgGCACCCTCGCCTCGAGCTCAACCTGACCGACAGACTTCCAGCCAGTTGCAGG AAACCGTCAGCGCCATTCCGCCCTGTTCCTGCTCGCCAGCTCCTCCGAGTCCCTCCTCGCCGGCTCCGGTCCAcaccgcctgcctgcctgcctgcccgtcTGCCTGTCTAA